The Oceaniferula marina region TTCAAGGTGCCGGCATTGAAAGAATTATACTTTCAGGCTTTGGATGAAAATGGCTTGGCTGTGCAGTCAATGCGTTCTTCCACCTGGGTTCAGCCGGGTGAGCAGATGGTCTGCCACGGCTGTCATGAGAACAAGGATTCGGCTATCTCCCGGCGACAACAAGTGATGGCCTTGCGTCGGGCTCCCTCGGAGATCGTGCCGGATGTCTCCGGAACCAATCCCTTCAGTTATCCATTGTTAGTCCAGCCGGTCTTGGATCAACATTGTGTGAAGTGCCACGCTGAGGAAAAGGAGAAAGGAGCTCCTCCGCTGGATGCCAGAGTGGTTTTATCCCAGCTGGGAGGTAAGAAAACCAAGGTCTATCAATCCTACGATAGTCTGATTCACAAATATGCCTTTTGGTCGTATGGTGATCGATACCGGACGATCCCCGGGGCCTTTGGCGCACGGGCGTCGAAGCTTTACCGGATTTTGAAGGACGGGCATTACGATGTGAAGCTCAGTCGCGAGGAGATGCACCGGATTACGGTGTGGCTGGATTCCGTATCGAATTTTTATGGGGTTTATGAAAAAGAAGGAGGTGAGGCCCAGCTCAGAGGTGAGGTGGTGCAACCGACTTTGGAGTGAACGATTGATACGCTTTATTTTTCCATCCATTCGAGCGGAATACGCAGGAAGTAGATCGACCATTCTTCTTTGACGCTTTCGAATGGTTCATAGATCATTCCCAGCGTCGTTTCATCGCATGGGACCAACTGGCTGTAGCCAAAGAGGCCGGGGATGACTTGTTTGTTGATTGGCCAGGATGTGCCGTCGTCCTTACTCATGGCGATGTGGCCGTTGGCCCGTTTACTCAGTGAGTTGTTGTAAGAAAAAAACAAGGATGCGCTGTCGCCGACAGGGAACCGGACGAGGCCGCAGTTGCACGGGCGGTTTTTTAACTCCTGGGAATAGGCAAAGGGTGACCAGCTGGCCCCGCCGTCCTTGCTGATGGAGGTCAGGCGGTGCTTGGATTTTTGAGAACGGGCGTTCATCAGGATGTGACCGTCACCGATTTCAGCGATCAGGCATTCATTTCCTGTTTCTGTTGTTTCTACCGGGACATAAGCGGAGCGTTTCCAGCTGCGGGCCATGTCGTCAGAGTAAAGCACGGCATTTTTCCATGTGCGGCTTTTATCGTTGATTTTTTCGGTGAGAAACATCGGCAGGACGATGCGGCCTTTGTGTTTTCCCTTTTGGAGTTGGATGGCATTGGCGGGACTGCCCGAGGAAATGATGTTTTTATCTTTTCTGGAGGTCTTTTGTAGCTCTACGGCTTTGGACCACGATTTGCCGTCGTCGTCGCTGGCGCGAACGAGTAGTTTCTGGGTATGGAGTCCAAAGCCGTCATCCATCATTTTGTGGTGTCTGCCGACCCGGGCGTGATATCCATGAGGAAAGGTTTCGTAGAACAGGAGAATCCGCCCGCTGTCCAGAGTGACCGGGCTGGGGTTGACCATTACGAGGGATTGGTCGGCGTGAATGACTTGCAGCTCCCCCCAGGTTTTACCGCCGTCGGCACTGCGTTTTAAAACGATGTCATTGCGTCCATGGTCGTCGCGGATAAACCGCCCTTCGGCGAAAGCAAGCAATGTGCCGTCCTGGCTTCGGGTGATGGTGGGGATACGAAAATACGGGTACCCCGCTTCCCCTTCCTTGAAGACCAGAACCGGAGTATCGAGGCCTTCCACCGCTGAGGCTTCGGCTCGGGATACGGTCGGGTAAAGCCAGCAGACCAGCAGGGTGGCCAGGATCAGGGGCACACACGAATGTGCAATAGCGTGGTTTGGCGTGGAGGACGTTGTCATCATCGGAGATGAATATACTGGATCATTCCGATGATGAAATCAAAAGCAACTGGACGGGTTTTCCTGCCAATGTCATGCGACCAATTTGGGAAACTTCTTAATGGGTGCCCGGAAGGTAGCGGTAGTAAACTTCGAGCATCAGGGTGCAGAGGCAGGTTCGGTAGTGGATCCCTTCCTTGCTGTCGTTGGCGTAGTTTGCAGCCACAGCTCTCGGTTTGCTGCCACCTCCTGGTTTTTTCCACGATCCGTCGTCGGCTTGGTTGAGCAGGATTTGGTCGCTGAAGCGTTGGTTGTATTGTTTCCATTGGTCGCCACCGCGCTGGATCATGGCTTGGGAATGGTAGTAGTGGGCGTAGAGGTCGCATTCCGGCCCGTTGTAATCCAGTTCGGCCTTATCCAGGATGTAACGTGCACCTTTGCGAACTTCGGAGCGAGATCCTTTGCCCCACATCTGGTAGGCGAGTAAGCCGGCACCGGTCAGGCTGTGGTGGCCGGCTCCTCCGACCGGGGAAGTTCCGGTGTAGCCGAATCCCCCATTGGCTGCTTGACGGGCGCTGACGTAGTTGAGAGCGGCTTTGATGGTGGATTTTATGCCATCGAATCCGAGCCCGGTGGCGTCGCAGGCTTTCAGTGCCTGGATGTGCCAGGCGGCAATCGAGAGGTCTCCGCCTCGCTTGCCGGAGATATCGTATTGGTAGTCCCATCCTCCGGACCCATGTTGGTGGGTGATGATCCATTCGCCGGCGAGTTTGAGCACTTCCGGGTGTTGGGGGATGGTGTAGTTGCTGCGTTTGGAGAACGAGTAGGCTTCTGCCAGGGCGTAGGTGGCGATGGCGTGTTCATACGGCCAATGTTTGTCGCGGGTATTGGTGGCGAGGCGGCCGTTGTTTTGACTACCGATGTTCAGCAGGTAGACGATAGCTTGCAGGCACGAGTCGCCAAACTCTTCGGAGTCAGGGGTTTCGCAGTGGCCCAAGTAGGCGAGGAGGGCCAGTCCGGTCATGCCGGCTTTGTGTTGGTCGCCCCATGATCCATCTGAGTTCTGGGTTTGTTTGAGCCACCTCAGTGAGCGGACCACGACGTCTTCGGTTTCAGGTTTGCCTCCGTATTGTTTAAGTAGGTTCATGCGTTCGTCTTTCGAGCAACGTTGAATGTTTGGGATGTCCGGATCGCCGGGAATAAAAACGCCGTCACCATCGCCGGGGCCGAGGCCGTCACCATCGCCACCGGTGCCTGCTGCCAGACCAACGATGTCAGCCGGCGTTTCGAGGACCGGAAGGTTGATGGTGTTTTGAGCCATGGCAACGATGCTTGGAACCACTTGATTGGCTGAAGATGGAGGACGCTGGGAAAACAAGCGTTGCATCGTGGGCGGCGGGTCTTTCGGGTTTGGGTCGTTGGGTGAGTGGTGGACAACAACGTCAGAGGGGATGTTCTTGATCGCTGGTAGAAAATAGAGCGTGAGGCCAATTCCCAGTAAGAGCACGCTGAGGATGGCGATGATCACACTGGTGATGGTGGAGTTGCGTTTTTGCTCATGCAGGAGCTGCAGGGTTTCCGGGCTGAGGGTGGCATGTAGGCTCATGGTCTGATTGTGTTGGGGTCGGTGGTTTGGGGTCGGGTTACTTGGGCGAGGTGCGTTCCGCACCTCGCAACCTGACAGATGGCCATTGGTCCTGCCGCGTTAAACGCGAGGGCCAAGTTGGGGACATCTTCCACCGGAACCAGGTCCGGGGGATGAGCTCAAGGTGCGAAACAAGTGAAGTGTTCGGCCGGTTCCGCTCGGCGTCTCACTTCATGGGGAAGAACGGACCAAGGAATCGTTCCCTTAGGAATAAATAATGAGATGCCCGTCCGGAGCCTCTCGGGCACTTAGGCTGAGCGACTCATGAATGTCGTTTTTTTATAACCCTTGCTGTTGACGAAAGCGTCGGTCTGGCTATGAGTTTCGCCATGCAGGAACCGATGCAGGACAAGCAAGAAACAGAAATCGAGGAAAACGCCGCTGAGGAGCAGGTCGTTGATGATGCGGTAGAAGCTGGCGAAGAGGCTCAAGATACCGAAACTGTCGAAGAGGAGGAACTGGACCCGTGGGAGCAGTTGGAGCTCGAGGTTGCCAAGTGGAAAGACCAGGCTGTTCGCACCGCCGCGGAATTGGACAACTACCGTAAGCGCATGACCCGCGAGAAGCTCGACTCGGTCCGTTATGGAAACCAGGGCTTGTTGGAGGAGTTGCTTCCCGTGTTGGATAACTTTGAAATGGGGATGCAGGCTGCAGCCCAGGAACAGGGGTCGATGTTGTTCATGGGGATGGATATGGTGCAGAAGCAATTGGTTGAGTTCCTCACTTCCCAAAATGTCACGGAGATCCCGGCTGAGGTCGGAGGGGAGTTTGACCCACAGCAGCATGAAGCATTAAGCCAGGAGGCCAGTGAAGAGATTGAACCTGAAAAAATCGTGCGGGTGATTCGCAAGGGATATCGGATGGGAGAGCGGCTACTGAGGCCTTCGAATGTCATTGTTTCCTTGGGTCAGGCGGCTGAAACTGAAACGGAAAGCGAGTAAAGCATGTCTACGAAACGCGACTATTATGAGGTTCTTGGTGCATCCAAGGATGCTTCCGCAGCGGAACTGAAAAAGGCCTACCGCAAGTTGGCGATTAAGTTTCATCCGGATAAAAACCCGGACGACAAGGAGGCGGAAGAAAAGTTCAAGGAACTCGGTGAGGCCTACGAGGTGCTCAGCGATGAGGATAAACGTGCTGCTTACGATCGTTACGGTCACGCGGCCTTTGAAAATGGGGGTGGCGGAGCTGGCGGCTTTGGCGGTGGCTTCCACGATGCCTCTGATATTTTCTCGCAGGTCTTTGGCGGCGCCTTTGGTGGCGGTGGTTTCGAAGATATTTTTGGTGGTGGGCGCCGTCGGCGTGATCCATCCGGCCGCCAGCCGGGGAGTGACCTTCGCTACGATCTGGAAATCACGCTGGAAGAGGCTGCCGAGGGAGTGCAGAAGGAGCTTGAAATCGAAAAACTCGAAGGATGTTCGAGCTGTGGAAGCTCAGGATCCAAGAGTGGGGGTGGACGTAAAACCTGTGCCACCTGCGGTGGTCATGGGGTGGTGACTCGCCAGGCTGGTATCTTTGTTCAGCAGAGTGAGTGCCCGAGCTGCCACGGCGCGGGGCAAACGATTTCGGACCCCTGCACCAGCTGCCACGGTGAAGGTCGCCGGAATGAAAAGACCCGGATTAAGATCAACATCCCAGCCGGGGTGGACAACGGAACCCGCTTGCGTTCATCCGGTAATGGTGATGCAGGATTGCGCGGCGGCCAGCCGGGCGATCTGTATGTATTTTTACACATCAAGGCTCACGATATCTTTGAGCGTGAGGACGACGATTTATTCTGCGAAGTCCCCATGCCATTTGCCACAGCGGCTTTGGGTGGCGAGTTGGAAGTGCCAACCTTGGAAGGTAAGTCATCGATTAAAATTCCTCCAGGCACCCAGGGTGGAACGACTTTCCGACTGCGCAACCGCGGCATCAAGGATTTGAGAAGTGGGGGCAAGGGCGATTTACACGTGGAGGTGCATGTGGAGGTGCCGACGCGTCTGGATTCCGGGCAGAAAGAAAAGCTTAAAGCCTTTTCGGAATCCATCGGGGAGAAAAACAACCCGGTCCAAGAGTCATTCTTTGAAAAAGCGAAACGCTTTTTTGATATGTGACCCCTGTCCAATCTCTAACGCATTCTCCCCATGAACCGGTATTATCTTCCAGCGGATTCCTGGCAGGAGAGCGGCCTTGTTCTGCAGGGAGAAGAGGCGAAGCATTGCAGTCGGGTAATGCGCGCTCGGGCAGGTGACCGGATCGAAGTCTTTGACGGTAACGGCTGCTCCGCCGTGTGTGAGATTCTCTCTGTGAATAAGGGAGCGGTGGCCTGTAAGCTGCTTGAACGCGTTCAGCATCGGATGCCGGACCATCCGATGACCTTGTGTCAGGCCATCCCGAAGGGGGGGAATATGGAGCTGATCGTACAGAAATCGGTTGAGCTCGGAGTCAATGTGATCCAACCCCTGATCACGGCCCATACTGTCGCCCGGCCGGAATCACTGGCAAAAAAACAAGCAAAGTGGCAGCGCATCGCCCTCGAAGCTTGTAAGCAGTGTGGTCAGAATTTCTTACCTGAGGTAAAGTCGCCCTTATCCTTTGCCTCATGGGTGGACCAGGGGCCGTCATTTGGTTTGGCGCTTGTCGCCTCATTGGAAGACCGGGCTCGTCATGTGAAATCGTTGTTTGAGGAGGATCCGGTTTCAGGGAGCATTGCCTTATTGGTTGGCCCTGAGGGGGATTTTTCCGAAGATGAGTACCGTGCGGTCTATGAATTGGGCTTTCAACCGGTTAGCTTTGGTGAAATCGTGATGCGGGTTGAAACCGCAACGATGTACGGATTGAGTGTGATTCAACACGAACTTTCTGCCGCTGAGTGATCAGCAGCTGGTTAGTGTAGGATTGGCTTCTACCCTTGTAAATCCCTTAGAATCAGTCGATTGGGGTTTGATTTTTATAAAGTCGCGTAAAAAATATAATACTTTTCGAGGCTGAGATTTTTGTCAAAAAAATGTATTTTTTAGCATCTCGGCCAAGCCCTGCAAATAGGAGCTTGGGGGCTGCTGAAGTCCCGTAAATCAAGGTTAGATAGGGGTTTCGACATTGACATTTCATTAAGATTGGGGCATTACTCACGTCCCTTTCCCCCCCTGATGAGAATGTTTTAATGATCTGATGGGCTTTACCCTTACATCGACTATGTTGGCTGCGATGCTGTCAGCAGGAGTCACCGGACACATTTACGGCTGGACGCCGGGTGTTGGCAATGAATCCACGACGTCTGACTTCACCGTTGACCGGCAGTCGCGTAACGACGTGGTTTCTTTTTGGCATGGTGTTTATATGGAGTCGGAGGGTTATGCGGACCGGATCCAGTGGACGGGATCGGTTGCCGGTGCGGCACCAGGTTCTACATCGTCGGCTTTCAAGGGGGATGTGCAACGGAGGATCAACTACTATCGTGCGATGGCGGGTTTAAGCGCCGATATGGATATGACACCGTCATCCACGGTCCTGATTATCGGGGAAACTCCAGCGGGAGCTATTCCCCAAGCGTCTACGACCAAACAAGTGGCAGCTCAGGCAGCCGCCCTGATGGTTTCTCGCAATACCAGTGAATATCTACCAGGTGGTGGCGTGAGTCAGGGTGATGATCCTCACAACCCGTCTGCATCCTGGACACAGGGGTGGAGTTCCGAACTGGCGAAGCAGGCGCGTAATGGAGCCTTCTACTCAAACCTCGCATCTGGCTTATACGGTCCAGGGGCGATTGACGCCTACATGGATGAAAATGATCAAGGGGCCGCCGGGGCTGTAAATGCTGATGTGGCCCACCGTCGGTATTTGCTATA contains the following coding sequences:
- a CDS encoding sialidase family protein gives rise to the protein MMTTSSTPNHAIAHSCVPLILATLLVCWLYPTVSRAEASAVEGLDTPVLVFKEGEAGYPYFRIPTITRSQDGTLLAFAEGRFIRDDHGRNDIVLKRSADGGKTWGELQVIHADQSLVMVNPSPVTLDSGRILLFYETFPHGYHARVGRHHKMMDDGFGLHTQKLLVRASDDDGKSWSKAVELQKTSRKDKNIISSGSPANAIQLQKGKHKGRIVLPMFLTEKINDKSRTWKNAVLYSDDMARSWKRSAYVPVETTETGNECLIAEIGDGHILMNARSQKSKHRLTSISKDGGASWSPFAYSQELKNRPCNCGLVRFPVGDSASLFFSYNNSLSKRANGHIAMSKDDGTSWPINKQVIPGLFGYSQLVPCDETTLGMIYEPFESVKEEWSIYFLRIPLEWMEK
- a CDS encoding prenyltransferase/squalene oxidase repeat-containing protein; its protein translation is MSLHATLSPETLQLLHEQKRNSTITSVIIAILSVLLLGIGLTLYFLPAIKNIPSDVVVHHSPNDPNPKDPPPTMQRLFSQRPPSSANQVVPSIVAMAQNTINLPVLETPADIVGLAAGTGGDGDGLGPGDGDGVFIPGDPDIPNIQRCSKDERMNLLKQYGGKPETEDVVVRSLRWLKQTQNSDGSWGDQHKAGMTGLALLAYLGHCETPDSEEFGDSCLQAIVYLLNIGSQNNGRLATNTRDKHWPYEHAIATYALAEAYSFSKRSNYTIPQHPEVLKLAGEWIITHQHGSGGWDYQYDISGKRGGDLSIAAWHIQALKACDATGLGFDGIKSTIKAALNYVSARQAANGGFGYTGTSPVGGAGHHSLTGAGLLAYQMWGKGSRSEVRKGARYILDKAELDYNGPECDLYAHYYHSQAMIQRGGDQWKQYNQRFSDQILLNQADDGSWKKPGGGSKPRAVAANYANDSKEGIHYRTCLCTLMLEVYYRYLPGTH
- the grpE gene encoding nucleotide exchange factor GrpE, yielding MSFAMQEPMQDKQETEIEENAAEEQVVDDAVEAGEEAQDTETVEEEELDPWEQLELEVAKWKDQAVRTAAELDNYRKRMTREKLDSVRYGNQGLLEELLPVLDNFEMGMQAAAQEQGSMLFMGMDMVQKQLVEFLTSQNVTEIPAEVGGEFDPQQHEALSQEASEEIEPEKIVRVIRKGYRMGERLLRPSNVIVSLGQAAETETESE
- the dnaJ gene encoding molecular chaperone DnaJ, whose amino-acid sequence is MSTKRDYYEVLGASKDASAAELKKAYRKLAIKFHPDKNPDDKEAEEKFKELGEAYEVLSDEDKRAAYDRYGHAAFENGGGGAGGFGGGFHDASDIFSQVFGGAFGGGGFEDIFGGGRRRRDPSGRQPGSDLRYDLEITLEEAAEGVQKELEIEKLEGCSSCGSSGSKSGGGRKTCATCGGHGVVTRQAGIFVQQSECPSCHGAGQTISDPCTSCHGEGRRNEKTRIKINIPAGVDNGTRLRSSGNGDAGLRGGQPGDLYVFLHIKAHDIFEREDDDLFCEVPMPFATAALGGELEVPTLEGKSSIKIPPGTQGGTTFRLRNRGIKDLRSGGKGDLHVEVHVEVPTRLDSGQKEKLKAFSESIGEKNNPVQESFFEKAKRFFDM
- a CDS encoding RsmE family RNA methyltransferase; its protein translation is MNRYYLPADSWQESGLVLQGEEAKHCSRVMRARAGDRIEVFDGNGCSAVCEILSVNKGAVACKLLERVQHRMPDHPMTLCQAIPKGGNMELIVQKSVELGVNVIQPLITAHTVARPESLAKKQAKWQRIALEACKQCGQNFLPEVKSPLSFASWVDQGPSFGLALVASLEDRARHVKSLFEEDPVSGSIALLVGPEGDFSEDEYRAVYELGFQPVSFGEIVMRVETATMYGLSVIQHELSAAE